The Primulina huaijiensis isolate GDHJ02 chromosome 9, ASM1229523v2, whole genome shotgun sequence genomic interval aggtatcataagatattttgtttaaaaaccttatagacttttatacttgtcgtatcctttaccgggagtgtgggatgtcgtcttaacatcctcccaggatttataacaagtttttgaaaaatttattttattataacattatattatatattaagtatatacacaataaataaataaacattaaaataaatattattacttttgttacctttttcttctgttttggagcttggaaaaatatggaggacttttagagcttcgtgctgataacgtgttgtgaaaaagtaaaaatttacggtaaaaagtaaaaatctcaaactctcaaaattatcacactacacactttataatatttttctctcaacttaattgtgattttcttcaaaaatgagagatttatttatagaaaatctttacaaataatccaaaaataaaatcatcattacctacatcatcacacactaattttcaatatttacaactattattttcaacattcaaatattcaacatacacattttaaatattaattttcaacacaaatatcgaTTAAccaattaataattataattagtaCCGCAATGTTCAATTCTCCAGCTTGCATAAAATCTTGTGGTGGTTAGAAAAAATATTCTGGCAGCAATTTTCAGTAAAAATATATTACAGGTGAAACATGGAATCGTACCAGCTTCGTGTATCTTTCctaaaatattgtttaataCGATGTTCTATATTCTTTTGTTGCATTGAGCGAAATTTCTAGTGTTTGAGGCGTTAAATGCTGTTGGCGGACATGGGATATAGTTTTCCTCAGCGTAACACTTCGGTAGAGTATTATAATATATCTCGTTTTGATTCAAAGTTGAACTCCTTGACGTTTTAGTCTATCATGTTTGTCAAAACTACTTGAAATCAAGTCATCTATATTCATATTGATACCTCCATAAGACCCCGAATTATCATTGCACTCGAACGTGGGAGTAGAAATTAAGGTAAGGTCAACCCAGAATTGGTCCGGGGTGTCTTGAGATGAGAGTTAACTTCGATAATGTCAACGTCTACCCAAAATCACAAGCGCTATTTCGATCACATAGCCACCTAGAAAGCTCGTTCGGGTAAGGAATTAGTACTTTGTTCCTATCAGCCTGGATTGTCATTAGTCCGGGTAGTTTATCAGATTGTTACAGGTTTACGCAAGCTCATATATGTATCCGAGCTTGTGCAACATAAGAGGACTAAGTCAAAATGAACGTGGACCTTGTCAAACTAAAATCCAGGGACCCGTTCTCATTTCACGTTAGCACATCTTGTAAAAATCATAACATGAGTCACATTCTCATACTATGGTCACTACCCGAGCATCTCGGGATTATTCACGATTTCAGCACCCTATAAATATCCCTAACATAGATAAAATCGAAGGAGAGACGAGTCATGATCACTGTGACTCATCATATTTTCCTTTATATTgcattcttttttcctttttgtatTCACTTGACTGATTTGAGTGTCGGAGTTGCTACTTCCGACGTCCCACTAACGTGTCTTAATCCTATTATCAGGTGTCCAGGTTATATCGACAGGGTTCATCTCACTCTGTCAGCATTACATATAAGGAAGAACAATTACTCAGCAAGGTAAATTGTCCACTCGAGGTCACCCAATTTATCCGGACAATACATATCTGCAGGATTACTTGGAACCAAGTCATTGATTATCCGAGGTTCCAAGTTTGAACACCATTTGAGATTTTGTCAGCAAGTTAACTTATATGTGTGGTTagcaaattaatatatattactcGTAATTTGTTCGAAAGATAGTGATTATCGGTTTCTCAGtatcaaaaaaaattgtattgttcaaattttctattcGTGGGATAATTGTGATGAGATGGTGTATGTCAAAATTTCAATAACTTTATTATCAGCTATGAGATtatgataaattcaatttttacattatttttgtatcattagCATTAACAAATGCCACAATTTCACTAAATTTATAACTTCTATGGTTTcattttttgattaaaaaaattccaaacattcaattaaaaataactttagattttttaaaaaaaatttcatttttttaaaaaatttaattaaaatttcattttttaaaaaaatttaattaaaatttcatttttttaaaaaatttaattaaaaagatCCAGTTAGCAACAATCAGCAAACTAACAAGTCTAACAACGTTTGGAGGAAAAAAGAGTCTCTAAAAACGTTAAGAGGTTTGGAAATCGCTATTATATTTAGGGTCTGAAATCCCGTCAGGAGTACGGTCGAAACAAGAACAATGGCGCAGGTCGCAGGCCTACGCCCACTAATCCCGGGTAAAACCCAAACTACGTGCCACCTCCAGCGCGGGCCTCGGCGAAATCTGGACGCCGCCGCTTACTCAATTCACACCTGGAGTTCTCTTCAGCAAAGTCTCAACTGTAACGGGAAGTTTTCTTGCCTCTTCTCCGACAACCGCAAGCAGGTCCTTATCCGCTTTCAATTTCTTACCATTCTACTTTTATCATCGCATAATTACCTCTTATATGCTCGCTCGTTGTTCATTTAGCGGAGAAATGTACGTCGGAatggaaaagaataatgagaaGATTTTGGCCTTCTCTTTTTTCTTGTTACTATTGGTTAAACGAAACAGTTGTTTGAAGCAAGCAGATATGACATCCTTGCTGTGCAGCTGTGCTTGTGTTTCTAGTTATCTcttgttttataaattttattccgTGGTTTAGCAACGCTAACTTTCCTGGaaccattttttattttgttcttcATCCTATACAAGTTATCAGCTTTCTTTTAATGTCTCTTTTATCGCTCGGACTGAATGTTTGACTTTCAATGAGTTATTTGAGGAAATCGGCTCTTGCTATCAAACTAAAAATTGGGTGCGAGCTTGATGGGATTTCTATTTCAGATTTGTTTCCCTGATCCTCCCCCTGTTTGCAACTGGTGTTGGACTATTAACAAATAACACTACAATGCCAAGCAGTTGCATAAAAACATTTCATAAAACAGTCAATGgtaaaagaatgaatttttttagttcagAAAAGACGTAAAACTGCAAAACTACGTACCGTCACCATTATACGAATCGGAAAAAACTATTTTGCTATGTGGTCTCAATACCGTGTAGCTCCACCATCCTCTATCAAAATGATTGTTCCTGTTTGTTCATCCGTACGTGCACGATGAGTTCAAATTGTTACAGTTAGTGCTTGCAACATTAAGCAAACAGCTAGAAATTTACCATAATTATTTTAGCTTTATGGTAATAATTATGTCAGTCCTTTTGTTATGACCCCGATTTAGTATCATGTGAATTAACAGTGAAGACAAAAATATTGTCAGTTCTAGACCACCATGGGGCAAAATACAAGTAGTCGACTATGTCATATTAGGAGTTACTTGTTGCTGTATAAAGAAAAGTAATTGATAAATAAACAACGGTATGATGAGTAAAAACTTGTCCCTTTCTTGTATCCTCTGTTTTTAGACTGCGtgaatttcattttttattttgtaatttattcttCTTTGCATGTTAGCCATCAATAGTTGCATCCGTTAAGAATCCTAATGACAAGAATTTTACGCTTGATCTTGATTCAATTTCTATGAATTGATTATGATTCTTAGACCCTTGATCCAAACTTGGTAACCTGGTTTTAGACTTTTGGCACTCCAATGCTATGTTGTTGGGGCCATTGGGCTCTTCTTGGATAGAACATATTTGGAATTGTTATTGCCTTGCTGGTTGAGCAAAGCCTCAAAACTATGCTGCTGCAGCCTTTATGTGATCCTAAAGCTTCTTCATGGTGATTCTTCATAAGCTGTAAGCCTTGGTCAATCTACCATATTATACCAAGTTACTTTGCCTAGGTGTATGACGACTTCGAACTACTGTAGTTAACACCTGCAACTTAAAGGGTGCATGGCAACTCAGTTTTTGGCTGGTCTAGTTTTTGGTAATTCCACACTTAGAAAACTTGAGTTTCATTTCACATTTTGGTGTTCTCTATGCATCTACATATTAGTTATCTCCTGCATTATATCTTAGAAGAATCTTAGTACTTTTTTCCTCGACAACTCGAGTGATCTCAGGCTCATTCCCGCTGTATAGACTTTTATGGTGTGCAAATTCAATTGCATCGGATGTGggcatgattattttctatatgTCTTGATTTCAGAAGCTAATTGATTTTAGAAATTTTCAGTGAGTGTGTCTCAATGAAAGATTTCTTGCGCATTAATCAGTAAATTTGGCATCCTAATCCTTAGCAATGATGGAGAATTAAGATCACACTTctgcaatttttttaaacatgctTGGATGTAATTTTGTCTTCGTGTTTCAAATCTTTTTTGCAATCtgtcatttattttttatgttattccAAAGATGAACTTATGTAGTTATTTTATGTACATCAGCCGGAAGTATTGGACACTCAATTGTCTACAACTTTGAGAAAAGACACATTGTTTGGGTACTGTGTGAGTTTGATTTCAAGTATAGAACCGAACCATCCTCTCAATGAGAGGATCTTCCTCGTATACAGAAATGATATGCCAATAATGCCATGATGTCTTGTTGGCAAAGTCAATCAAGAGAATAGTGCAGTATTGCATATAGTTTGGTTTGGTCAGGAGGTTATATTGTGACATAATTAGGATAGAGATCTTGAAAAGGAATAACTTTGGACTTGAATTATTTGAACTCTACTTTCAGTGAATGATCCTCTGTCGTGAATActcttaaatatttatgaattacAGGAACAGGCTCGAAAAGCCTTAGAAAGTGCCCTTGGTGAAAAGAAAATGGAGTTCGAGAAATGGGACAAAGAAATTAAAAGGAGAGAGGTAGCAGGTGGAGGAGGAAATTCAGGAGGTGGTGGCTGGTTTAGATGGGGCAGATGGTTTGGTGGGTCCGATGGAGACCGTTTTTGGCAAGAAGCACAACAAGCCAGTCTTGCAATTTTAGGTATTCTTGTTGTGGTAAGTGTTTTCAACAGTATTCGTGGGATCTGCTCCTACAAGTAAAATTGTCCTTTTGGTCTAATTTCGtttaaaaacacacacacacagagagagAATAactcatttatatttttatcaatacaGTATCTAATAGTGACAAAAGGGGATGTGATGCTTGCTGTTGTATTTAATCCTTTGTTGTTTGCTCTACGTGGAACTCGGACTGGCTTCATCTTTTTGACATCAAAGATCTCGAATATGATACATCCTGACGGGGAAAATATCGCCACACCTCAGGAGGAAATGGCTCGAAATGTTTCCGCCAAAGAACGAGTCGTAGGGAAATGGGGACGCAATTGATTTTGTTTCAGGCGATACTTGCTTATGCCCAAAAGAGTTCTATATATGCTTGATTTTTGTAGAAAATATTGGTATTTGTTAGTTCCAATTCAGCCTACAGAATCTTCATTTTCGTTCAGCCTTTCCTATAACCACCACAAATTCTGGCTACTATTGGCAATCAACTCATTCCAAATCTTTCTGTCCAAGTGTGATCTAAGTAGTCTTGTAAGATGATCACGTAGCTAATACTCAAAATGAAAGAttaaactaaaattgaaatgtTTGTATATTGTTTTGGTTTCAGTTGTTCAATTATggattgaattaaaagataaagTTCAgcttctggaaaaaaaaaaagatttaagtGTGTAATCAAAATAATTGAACTCAATAATTTCATAACCATTTTGCAAAGTTTTACTCcatgtatatataattgttAATATAAAGAAATAAGATCCAGCTTAAATTTCATTGATATAGATTGACTAATTTAAACTATACAAGATGAATTATTCATATAAATTTCATGGGTTTTAGAACTtcataaatattcaaattttgatttgaaaagCACTTTGGTAGGATGTAATGGTATGCGCATTTGCAtccacaaaattaaaaaatttttggAGTAAACAAAATTTAATGTTGGCCATGTGAAAAGAGTCCGTCGAGTGGCCTCTCGTCTCATTCAAAGTACAACGGTTCCATTGGTAAAGGAGTCGCGACAAACTGCATTCCAATTTCACCATTAACCAATCAAAAGAAAGTCAAATTTAAGGAAGAATGCTACATACCACTCTGTCTCGTCCGACAAATGTAAGTTAGTGACCTTCACGATTCTctctctatttttatttttcttggaaCATTTCTCTCCCATATTCAGTGAGTGAATTTCTTTCCTGTTCATGTCTTTGGCTGTTAGAGTTGTGTCAAGTTCCAAAAGCATGGGATTTGATGAGAACAAAGGTGGTGGATTCCGAGACTAACAAATCCGGTGAAAATAACACAGAACCGGAAATCGTACCTGATACCGGTGGAAGGGCTAGCAGACAAATGAGTGAGAGTTCTCTTTATGCCACTGAGGATGAAGACAAGATACCGAAAGTAAGATACAGTTGGGCCCTCAGTGCACTCTCAAGGAGCTATACGAGAAAGACAAggttttttcatttccttgagGGTAAAAATAGACAATCTTTTTATCATTATTGTCATTTCCCTTCATTTTCCCTTGTAAGACATTAATTTAAGAAGTTAAATTTTGATCTTCTCCTACTAATTTATTTGGAAGgcataaatttaaaaagttaatttttcaaaaatcaaaatttagcTAACGCGCATGGTGTATCCGTATGTACCACAACAGAGAACAGTAGGTTAAATACGAGATTTCCGAcaacttattatttattgatCCAAGACAAATCAAAGAGTACCGGCCATGTCCaatgtcaattttttttctttgttgtaCCTCGTCATTCGGCgatgtttttatattttatttattagaaaGACAACCAAATCTTGGTTGCGTCTTGTTTCTGCAACTAAATTTGGTCAAACCGGAAAATGCCACGATCAGTGCCTCTAGGCCACTCATAGAACGTTGCAGTGATATTTTCTTGGATGAGATATTGTTAATTCtctcattaaataatttttttcataaaaaattatactaaTAATTCTATTATCATattctatattatttttttctaacTATATAATGAGTCATGACAACACAACCGATATATTGAATATGACAATAACTATCATATATAAGTAACTGCagtagaaaaattttaaacgaCATCATTATGATCTAGTAGAGAAAAAAAtcagttttcaaaaatattatcaattcattctcgaagaaatatatattcataaatatatattttttaatatcataaaatatatttcaaaaacaTCAAAAACTAACATAAACTAACCATGCATGTAAGCTAAACCTTTCTTTTGCATGTTCGCAGAAGCCTCCTAAGTTTGATTTCCACTTCCAGCTTTAACGACGACATTGCACTTTCTGTACAAATATGATACCAATTCAAATTGCGTAGATATGGACTAATTATGGTGTAAGAtcttttatacatatatatatacacatatatatgtgtatatatatatgcgcTCTCGTTTTGATCCCACATTtttgactatatatatatatttatatatgccCTCTCGTTTTCACACACACCACATTTAAAATGATTGATGACAGTtgcttaaaatattattaaacacATTTAAAAGTCAAAAATGAGGTGTAACATTGAATTAATATTTGTGGTGAATATATAGTAGCATTCTTCATCGTGGCTCCGCAGGTTAAACACGACctagtaatattttttcctgaAACAATCAAAGCAAATTCGCCATAGCCCACCAACCTTCCCACACACACAGAAGAGACCACAAAATTAATGGCGGTTGATCAGATAAATAATGTGATTGTGCATTGGACGGAAGGAGAAATCAACAGCTTCATCAAGGTATGGTTATCAGCATACATATCTTTGTTCTACTGCTATTTCGCCGGCAAGATATTAACCGGAGGAATTTCCAGACTCACCTGTTTCCTCCCTGTGGTGTGCCTGTTCCTTCTCCTCCCGTTGCAGTTGCACTCCATGCACCTCGGCGGCATCACTGCCTTCTTTCTCGCTTGGCTTGCCAACTTCAAGCTGTTGATGTTCGCTTTTAACACAGGCCCTTTAGCCAATCCTTCAATTTCTTTCCCACGATTCCTAGCCGTTGCTTGCCTTCCAATCAAACTCATTCAACAAAACACAAGGAAGAAGACCGAAGAAAATGAAACTTCAACCCCTAACAATGGTCATAGGTCGGTCAAAAACTATGCAATGAAGGGTTTATTATTGGCGTTAATAGTCAAAACACATAGCTTCGAAGAATACATCCATCCAATAATCATTTTGGTTATATACTGTTTCCATATATACTTTGCCTTGGAGATTATACTAGCCATCGCCGCAGCCATGGCTCGCGGCTTTCTCGGAGCGGAGCTCGAGCCACAGTTCAACGAGCCATATCTTTCTACTTCTCTGCAAGATTTCTGGGGGCGTCGGTGGAACCTCATGGTCTCGCGGATACTGCGCCCCTCTGTGTACCTTCCCGTTCTACACTGGTCAACGGGAATAATGGGCCGACAATGGGCCCCGCTGCTAGCGGTGATGTCCACTTTCATCGTGTCAGGCCTGATGCACGAGCTCATATTTTTTTACCTGGGCCGGGTAAAGCCCACCTGGGAAATCACTTGGTTCTTTTTGCTGCACGGCGTGTGCTTGAATGTTGAGATTGTTGTCAAGAAGGTTGTAAACGGCAGGTGGCAGTTTCCGAGGCTTGTAGGGACAGTCTTGACCGCTGGATTCGTGATGGTCACCGGATTTTGGCTGTTCTTCCCCCAGTTGTTACGGTGCGGCGGGGATCAGAGGGGGCTGGCGGAGCTATCCGCTGTCGGCGCGTTTGTGAAAGACGTCGCCAGGGCGGTTGGTTTCGCGGTCAACTCAAGAGTATAACATTTCTTTTTTACGACCAACAGATAAAAACATATGATTGTAATGCTATAATATTATTAGGACACGCTTCGTGGATGATTTGATTATTCATTAATGATTAAAACAGCAATTTGAAAAGCATTTACTGGAACTATAAAATAATCTAACCCACAAAAACGGCGGGCGAAACCAAGAAATTTTACAGTTGTGGCGACTTAATGCCACTGCTGCACGCTAAACTAAATCATCTTCACAGGGACCATTGGAAATTTGGAAATCTGGTTTCCAAgaattttgttttattcaaGGTTGATTGATagataattctttttttttttttaaagtcaaATACCGATTTTTTGGATGAATGACTTCGATTTCTAGGAACTGATCATTGTGAATGAGaaattaatattcaaatgtACAACTTGCCGAAATATTTTACCATTTTTGCTATGTGAaacataaagaaaaatattaaattaatatgttcTAAGTTCAAATTTCAGCCATAAAGTGAGtggatttgatttgatatatgaGATGATAAAAGGCAAGTGATGCATTATGGTCGAATTTATTGTGCTgctgaaattaaattatttatgcatgGAACTACTATTTCTCATGACGTAAGTAAAGGCAATATTAATGTATTCTTCTATCATTAGTGCTAATACAATTTTTTTGTCATTAATTCGAAAATTCTCGTTCAACCTGATATTGGTCAAATTGTGGCAAAGTACTTTGATAATAattcaaaatcatttattttatgACCATGATGGTTGATATGGAATAAAAAATCGAATCACACGTTAGCATATGAATtaacattaataaattaaataatactaCGGATAACTTTGAACGGAGAGGATAAGGAATGGCTCATAGACAAAATCGAGGAGAAATAAATATTGTCAATCCAAGAAAACACCCCACCAATCTCAGAAATGACTTAA includes:
- the LOC140983721 gene encoding uncharacterized protein isoform X1 encodes the protein MAQVAGLRPLIPGKTQTTCHLQRGPRRNLDAAAYSIHTWSSLQQSLNCNGKFSCLFSDNRKQEQARKALESALGEKKMEFEKWDKEIKRREVAGGGGNSGGGGWFRWGRWFGGSDGDRFWQEAQQASLAILGILVVYLIVTKGDVMLAVVFNPLLFALRGTRTGFIFLTSKISNMIHPDGENIATPQEEMARNVSAKERVVGKWGRN
- the LOC140985010 gene encoding acyl-CoA--sterol O-acyltransferase 1-like produces the protein MAVDQINNVIVHWTEGEINSFIKVWLSAYISLFYCYFAGKILTGGISRLTCFLPVVCLFLLLPLQLHSMHLGGITAFFLAWLANFKLLMFAFNTGPLANPSISFPRFLAVACLPIKLIQQNTRKKTEENETSTPNNGHRSVKNYAMKGLLLALIVKTHSFEEYIHPIIILVIYCFHIYFALEIILAIAAAMARGFLGAELEPQFNEPYLSTSLQDFWGRRWNLMVSRILRPSVYLPVLHWSTGIMGRQWAPLLAVMSTFIVSGLMHELIFFYLGRVKPTWEITWFFLLHGVCLNVEIVVKKVVNGRWQFPRLVGTVLTAGFVMVTGFWLFFPQLLRCGGDQRGLAELSAVGAFVKDVARAVGFAVNSRV
- the LOC140983721 gene encoding uncharacterized protein isoform X2; the protein is MAQVAGLRPLIPGKTQTTCHLQRGPRRNLDAAAYSIHTWSSLQQSLNCNGKFSCLFSDNRKQARKALESALGEKKMEFEKWDKEIKRREVAGGGGNSGGGGWFRWGRWFGGSDGDRFWQEAQQASLAILGILVVYLIVTKGDVMLAVVFNPLLFALRGTRTGFIFLTSKISNMIHPDGENIATPQEEMARNVSAKERVVGKWGRN